A genome region from Bufo gargarizans isolate SCDJY-AF-19 chromosome 2, ASM1485885v1, whole genome shotgun sequence includes the following:
- the LOC122928860 gene encoding LOW QUALITY PROTEIN: protocadherin gamma-B5-like (The sequence of the model RefSeq protein was modified relative to this genomic sequence to represent the inferred CDS: inserted 2 bases in 2 codons): MAELQLQKGQSLQGLRWQVIFHFLFSWLCHSVYGQIQYSILEELRKGSIVGNLANDLELSVKVLSRRKLHIVSGVSEKYFSINLDXGNLLIADRIDREILCRTVVDCVLTFDTVVENPVNVFSIKIDIQGINDNSPKFASEVLTLEMSESTSPGTKFVLQKAEDLDIGIHSLISYKISANQYFALGEKVSSDGSVFPELILEKPLDQETRDKHKLILTASDGGNPVQTGTALINIIINDINDNSPVFTQDVYKVXRENMPVNSTMLQVSASDKDEGANAQITYSLSTTGKHYLQTFSINPRKGEITTKEYLDYEENKYYEIFVQAEDGGGLAAHAKVLIEILDINDNAPEISLSSSLDLIPEDSPPETVVALINVHDRDSGENGEVQCVIQGDIPFELTSSASNFYKIVTKSNLDREKISSYKIIIQASDKGSPKTTSRKVIQLDISDVNDNTPVFEKPDCTAFLPENNLPGASIFSIQARDIDSENNAKITYTILISNVYQYITENNELYHNMQILLEGPVYAQQSFDYETYREFNIHIIARDNGSPSLNSTTTLTIYIVDQNDNAPAILYPSPEDDSSTFEMVPWTSEKGSLVSKVVAVDTDSGHNAWLYFLQSSETSLFTIDQQTGELRRSYIFQERDIMKHGIVVLVKDNGIPSRSASVNINMMIAGHFHQVLPELSSQSNKDESQSNLKIYLVIALTLISFLFMLNILIAVVSKYKESKSSLFGSLSANLYPSVDPRFISQLINGTLPLPYSYDVCVTLDPSEQEFAFLKPQHNVSVDSLIDANNSLMENETLKNSSPAENLIPQGISQFSLQLTSISMVILVDQNTQGLSGGLRVGHNIELQYSSQMRLDNEGQLLSNFLNTAAPKCRKSYLPDPIALDGLAAEIPCLRSRSASKMAAASPS; encoded by the exons ATGGCTGAATTACAACTGCAGAAAGGACAATCATTGCAAGGACTCAGATGGCAAGTAATATTCCACTTCCTATTTTCCTGGCTGTGCCATTCAGTCTATGGTCAGATTCAATATTCAATTCTTGAAGAATTAAGAAAAGGCTCAATTGTTGGAAATTTAGCAAATGATTTGGAATTAAGTGTTAAGGTTCTTTCAAGAAGGAAATTACATATTGTGTCTGGGGTCTCTGAAAAATATTTCAGTATAAATCTAG ATGGAAACCTATTAATTGCTGATAGAATAGACAGGGAGATATTGTGTAGAACTGTAGTTGATTGTGTCCTTACATTTGATACTGTAGTGGAAAATCCAGTAAATGTTTTCAGTATAAAGATCGATATCCAGGGTATAAATGACAATTCTCCTAAATTTGCCAGTGAAGTATTGACATTAGAAATGAGTGAATCTACATCACCAGGAACAAAATTTGTATTGCAAAAAGCTGAAGATTTGGATATAGGGATTCATTCTCTGATAAGCTACAAAATCAgtgctaatcagtattttgctctTGGAGAGAAGGTCAGCTCTGATGGCAGTGTATTTCCAGAGCTCATACTAGAGAAACCTCTAGATCAAGAGACACGAGACAAGCATAAACTCATTCTAACAGCTTCTGATGGTGGAAATCCTGTACAGACAGGCACGGCCTTAATTAATATCATTATCAATGATATCAATGATAATTCTCCAGTATTTACACAGGATGTATATAAAG TTAGGGAAAATATGCCAGTGAATTCAACAATGCTGCAGGTCAGTGCAAGTGATAAAGATGAAGGTGCCAATGCACAGATCACATATTCATTAAGCACAACTGGAAAGCATTATCTTCAGACTTTCTCAATCAATCCAAGAAAAGGAGAGATTACAACAAAAGAATATTTAGATTACgaagaaaataaatattatgAAATCTTTGTGCAAGCAGAAGATGGTGGAGGCCTAGCTGCCCATGCTAAAGTTTTAATAGAAATCCTAGATATTAATGACAATGCTCCTGAGATATCCTTAAGTTCATCATTAGATCTTATTCCTGAGGATTCACCACCTGAAACTGTAGTGGCCCTGATTAATGTTCACGACCGTGACTCAGGTGAAAATGGGGAGGTTCAATGTGTAATACAAGGTGATATTCCATTTGAACTAACATCATCGGCCAGTAACTTTTATAAAATTGTTACAAAAAGTAATCTGGATAGAGAAAAAATATCCTCCTACAAAATTATAATACAAGCCTCAGACAAAGGATCTCCTAAAACAACTTCAAGAAAAGTCATTCAACTTGACATTTCAGATGTTAATGACAACACACCAGTGTTTGAGAAACCAGATTGCACTGCTTTTCTTCCAGAAAATAATTTGCCAGGAGCTTCTATATTTAGTATTCAAGCAAGAGATATAGACAGTGAAAACAATGCCAAGATAACATATACTATACTAATA tctaatgtttatcaatacattacagaaaataatgaactttatcacaatatgcaaattcttttagaaggacctgtatatgctcaACAGTCATTTGATTATGAGACATATAGAGAATTTAATATCCACATCATTGCCAGAGATAATGGTTCTCCATCTTTGAACAGCACTACAACACTAACAATATATATAGTAGACCAGAATGATAATGCACCCGCTATTCTGTACCCATCCCCTGAAGATGATAGCTCAACATTTGAAATGGTTCCTTGGACCTCTGAAAAAGGATCTTTAGTATCTAAAGTCGTGGCAGTGGACACTGACTCTGGACACAATGCCTGGTTGTATTTTTTACAATCTTCAGAAACATCACTCTTCACCATTGACCAGCAAACAGGGGAGCTCAGAAGATCATATATATTTCAAGAAAGAGATATCATGAAACATGGAATTGTGGTTCTAGTAAAAGACAATGGGATTCCATCACGCTCAGCTTCAGTCAATATAAACATGATGATTGCAGGTCATTTCCATCAGGTCCTTCCTGAGCTGAGCAGTCAGTCAAACAAGGATGAATCTCAGTCCAACTTAAAAATCTACTTAGTCATAGCCTTGACCTTGATTTCCTTTCTCTTCATGTTGAATATTCTTATTGCAGTTGTCTCCAAGTATAAAGAGTCCAAATCTTCTTTGTTTGGATCCCTGAGTGCAAATCTATACCCATCAGTTGATCCCAGATTTATTTCACAGCTTATCAATGGAACATTACCTCTACCATATTCCTATGATGTTTGTGTAACATTGGATCCAAGTGAGCAAGAATTTGCTTTCCTTAAACCCCAGCACAATGTTTCAGTGGATAGTCTTATAGATGCTAATAATTCTTTGATGGAAAATGAAACTTTGAAGAACTCTTCACCTGCAGAAAATCTCATACCACAG GGTATTTCCCAATTTTCTTTACAATTAACATCCATAAGCATGGTAATACTAGTTGATCAGAATACCCAAGGATTATCTGGTGGACTTAGGGTCGGGCACAATATTGAGCTCCAATATTCTAGCCAAATGAGGCTAGACAATGAGGGTCAATTGTTAAGCAACTTTTTGAACACTGCTGCACCTAAATGTAG aaaatcatacttacctgatccaatTGCTCTCGATGGGCTGGCAGCCGAAATCCCGTGTCTTCGCTCAAGATCTgcgagcaagatggcggcggccagcccaTCGTAA